A window from Sphingopyxis alaskensis RB2256 encodes these proteins:
- a CDS encoding cold-shock protein, with the protein MSFNKDRRGHRGRGKRDDFGNFDSFEPAPYGGDSYGGGRGGFGDRDRGGFAGGDRGGGFGGGDRGGGFGGGRGGGMPAQVVGEGQGTVKFFNPSKGFGFVARDDGGEDVFVHISAVEQAGLQGLASGQPLAFTLVERNGKVSAIDLKIEGEPMPVEEFAPRQREDRPGGARGRRQLTGERTSGTVKFFNTTKGFGFIARDDGQADAFVHISAVQRAGMAGLEEGDRVAFDIEVDDRGKFAAVNLQPHQD; encoded by the coding sequence ATGAGTTTCAATAAGGATCGCCGTGGCCATCGGGGACGCGGCAAGCGCGATGATTTCGGCAATTTCGACAGCTTCGAACCGGCCCCCTATGGCGGCGACTCCTACGGCGGCGGGCGTGGCGGTTTCGGTGATCGTGACCGCGGCGGTTTCGCTGGCGGCGACCGGGGCGGTGGCTTCGGCGGCGGCGACCGTGGCGGCGGCTTCGGCGGTGGGCGTGGCGGCGGCATGCCGGCACAGGTCGTCGGTGAAGGCCAGGGCACGGTCAAGTTCTTCAACCCGTCCAAGGGTTTCGGCTTCGTCGCCCGCGACGACGGTGGCGAAGACGTCTTTGTCCATATCAGCGCGGTCGAACAGGCGGGGCTCCAGGGTCTCGCGTCGGGCCAGCCGCTCGCTTTCACGCTCGTCGAGCGCAACGGCAAGGTGTCGGCAATCGACCTCAAGATCGAGGGCGAACCGATGCCGGTCGAAGAGTTCGCCCCGCGTCAGCGTGAGGATCGCCCGGGCGGCGCCCGCGGGCGGCGCCAGTTGACCGGCGAACGCACGTCGGGCACGGTGAAGTTCTTCAACACGACCAAGGGCTTCGGCTTCATCGCGCGCGACGATGGCCAGGCCGACGCCTTCGTCCACATCAGCGCGGTGCAGCGCGCGGGCATGGCGGGCCTTGAAGAGGGCGACCGCGTCGCCTTCGACATCGAAGTCGATGATCGCGGCAAGTTCGCCGCGGTGAACCTGCAGCCGCATCAGGACTGA
- a CDS encoding arsenate reductase ArsC, translated as MTGGLGVLVLCTGNSARSILGEALVGRMGEGRLTAFSAGSKPRGAPHPAALRLLRAKGFDVAAFRSKSWDEFAAPGAPRIDIAITVCGNAAGEACPLFTGAPVRAHWGLADPADAPGGAAAEDAAFAETWRLLEMRVAAMLALPLETMTAAERRATLNAIGQMEGAA; from the coding sequence GTGACCGGGGGGCTTGGCGTGCTGGTGCTCTGCACCGGCAATTCGGCGCGCAGCATCTTGGGCGAGGCGCTGGTCGGGCGCATGGGCGAAGGGCGGCTCACTGCGTTCAGCGCGGGGAGCAAGCCGAGGGGTGCACCGCACCCCGCGGCGCTCCGCCTGCTCCGCGCAAAGGGTTTTGACGTGGCAGCGTTCCGCTCGAAAAGCTGGGACGAATTCGCCGCGCCGGGCGCGCCCCGCATCGACATCGCGATCACCGTGTGCGGCAATGCGGCGGGCGAGGCGTGCCCGCTGTTCACCGGCGCGCCGGTGCGCGCGCATTGGGGGCTTGCCGACCCCGCCGATGCGCCGGGCGGCGCGGCGGCCGAGGATGCGGCCTTCGCCGAAACCTGGCGGCTGCTCGAAATGCGCGTCGCGGCGATGCTCGCGCTGCCGCTCGAAACCATGACGGCGGCCGAGCGGCGCGCCACGCTGAACGCAATCGGACAGATGGAGGGCGCGGCGTGA
- a CDS encoding sterol desaturase family protein, translating to MAELPDPVAYAVPGFILLLIVEMIVSRRKDRSRYEARDTLTSLLLGTGSQVAGALVGAAVIGMAVWIHQFRLFDIGITFGQWWWAWILCFVLDDLAYYAFHRSAHRVRWFWASHVIHHSSQHYNLSTALRQTWTGFFSLAFIFRLPLFLIGFPPAMVFFCAGLNLIYQFWIHTEAIRRMPRWFEAVMNTPSHHRVHHGVNPRYLDANYAGVFIIWDKLFGSFVAERDDEPVRYGIVRQLGSFNILWAAVHEWVGIAKDVWHAPWKHKLDYIWREPGWSHDGSRATSAMIKERWAAGRTSEEAAE from the coding sequence GTGGCTGAACTGCCCGATCCCGTCGCCTATGCGGTGCCCGGCTTCATCCTGTTGCTGATCGTCGAAATGATCGTGTCGCGGCGCAAGGACCGGAGCCGCTATGAAGCGCGCGATACGCTGACCTCGCTGCTGCTCGGCACAGGCAGTCAGGTCGCGGGCGCATTGGTCGGCGCGGCGGTGATCGGCATGGCGGTCTGGATCCATCAATTCCGGCTGTTCGACATCGGAATAACCTTCGGGCAATGGTGGTGGGCGTGGATCCTCTGCTTCGTCCTCGACGACCTTGCCTATTATGCCTTTCACCGCAGCGCGCACCGCGTGCGCTGGTTCTGGGCGAGCCATGTGATCCACCACAGTTCGCAGCACTATAATCTGTCGACCGCGCTCCGGCAGACGTGGACGGGCTTCTTCAGCCTTGCCTTCATCTTTCGCCTTCCGCTCTTCCTGATCGGCTTTCCGCCCGCGATGGTGTTCTTCTGCGCGGGGCTCAACCTGATCTACCAGTTCTGGATCCATACCGAGGCGATCCGGCGGATGCCCCGATGGTTCGAGGCGGTGATGAACACGCCCTCGCACCACCGCGTCCATCACGGGGTGAACCCGCGCTACCTCGACGCCAATTATGCGGGCGTGTTCATCATCTGGGACAAGCTGTTCGGCAGCTTCGTCGCCGAACGCGACGACGAGCCGGTACGCTACGGCATCGTCAGACAGCTCGGCAGCTTCAACATCTTGTGGGCCGCGGTGCACGAATGGGTCGGCATCGCGAAGGATGTCTGGCACGCGCCGTGGAAGCACAAGCTGGACTATATCTGGCGCGAGCCCGGCTGGAGCCACGACGGCAGCCGCGCGACGAGCGCGATGATCAAGGAGCGCTGGGCGGCGGGGCGGACGAGCGAGGAGGCGGCGGAGTAA
- a CDS encoding ArsI/CadI family heavy metal resistance metalloenzyme produces MSRFHMHVGVADLDKSIAFYSGLFGAAPSVTKPDYAKWMLDDPRINFAISVRDGAHRGIEHVGLQVEDADELKAVYGRLKDAGAPVLEEGATTCCYAKSEKSWIADPDGVVWEAFLTNGEATVYGDSPDFAPLASADAAEGACCVPATVEVRPASAPNVCC; encoded by the coding sequence ATGAGCCGGTTCCACATGCATGTCGGCGTTGCCGACCTCGACAAGTCGATCGCCTTTTACAGCGGGCTGTTCGGCGCGGCGCCGAGCGTGACCAAGCCCGATTATGCCAAATGGATGCTCGACGATCCGCGGATCAATTTCGCCATCTCGGTGCGCGACGGCGCGCATCGCGGGATCGAGCATGTCGGCTTGCAAGTCGAGGATGCCGATGAGCTGAAGGCGGTCTACGGCCGTTTGAAGGACGCCGGCGCCCCGGTGCTCGAAGAGGGCGCGACGACCTGTTGCTACGCCAAGTCCGAAAAAAGCTGGATCGCCGATCCCGACGGGGTGGTGTGGGAAGCCTTTCTGACCAATGGCGAGGCGACGGTGTACGGCGACAGCCCCGATTTTGCGCCGCTGGCGTCGGCCGACGCTGCCGAAGGCGCGTGTTGCGTGCCTGCGACAGTCGAGGTGCGCCCGGCGTCCGCGCCGAACGTCTGTTGCTGA
- a CDS encoding TIGR01244 family sulfur transferase: MSDFRPLSAQFSVAPQIGITDVAEAKAQGFAMVINNRPDGEEPAAPQGDEIAHACAAEGLAYAAIPIGRSGFSHAQIDALDKLLGDATGPILAYCRSGTRSTHLWALARARAGEDVGAIVEAAAKAGYDLSGLRPMLDALAGER, translated from the coding sequence ATGAGCGATTTTCGTCCCCTGTCCGCCCAGTTCAGCGTCGCGCCACAGATCGGTATCACCGATGTCGCCGAAGCGAAAGCGCAAGGCTTTGCGATGGTGATCAACAACCGCCCCGACGGCGAGGAGCCCGCGGCGCCCCAAGGCGACGAAATTGCTCACGCTTGCGCCGCCGAGGGGCTGGCCTATGCCGCGATCCCGATCGGCCGTTCCGGGTTCAGCCACGCGCAGATCGACGCGCTCGACAAGTTGCTCGGCGATGCGACCGGACCGATCCTCGCCTATTGCCGGTCGGGAACGCGCTCGACGCATTTATGGGCGCTGGCGCGTGCGCGCGCCGGCGAGGATGTCGGCGCGATCGTCGAGGCTGCGGCGAAGGCGGGCTATGATCTGTCGGGGTTGCGGCCGATGCTCGACGCGCTGGCGGGGGAACGGTGA
- the lptC gene encoding LPS export ABC transporter periplasmic protein LptC, producing the protein MSERADLDRTMRQMWARSGSSHDRVVRVLRYGLPLVIGVVAAVLVFSPFTQRAEISFLLAKDKVDMASERMKVTRAEYRGQDAKGQPFALLAGSAVQKSSAEPIVRMTDLSGAIRLADGLATIVAQSGAYNMETERVVVPGTVRVRSANGYRLDASNVAVDLNTRRLIGTGGVEGALNIGQFSANALSADLDKRIVRLEGNARLRINQGAIK; encoded by the coding sequence ATGTCCGAACGCGCCGACCTTGACCGCACGATGCGCCAGATGTGGGCGCGCAGCGGATCGAGCCACGACCGGGTGGTGCGCGTCCTGCGCTATGGCCTGCCGCTGGTGATCGGCGTCGTCGCGGCGGTGCTGGTCTTTTCGCCCTTCACCCAGCGCGCCGAGATCAGCTTCCTGCTCGCCAAGGACAAGGTCGACATGGCGAGCGAGCGAATGAAGGTGACGCGGGCCGAATATCGCGGGCAGGATGCCAAGGGGCAGCCGTTCGCGCTGCTCGCGGGCAGCGCGGTGCAGAAAAGCTCGGCCGAACCGATCGTGCGGATGACCGACCTGTCGGGTGCGATCCGCCTCGCCGACGGCCTCGCGACGATCGTTGCCCAAAGCGGCGCCTATAATATGGAAACCGAAAGGGTCGTGGTGCCCGGCACGGTGCGGGTACGCAGCGCCAACGGATACCGGCTCGACGCAAGCAATGTCGCGGTCGACCTGAACACCCGCCGTCTGATCGGAACGGGCGGCGTCGAAGGTGCATTGAACATCGGGCAATTTTCGGCCAACGCGCTGTCCGCCGACCTCGACAAGCGGATTGTCCGGCTGGAGGGCAATGCCCGGCTGCGGATCAACCAGGGAGCGATCAAATGA
- the recQ gene encoding DNA helicase RecQ encodes MSSPADALLPLLKSTFGFDAFRGRQGEVVARVMAGERTLAVMPTGAGKSLTYQLPAVALEGCVVVVSPLIALMHDQLRGARAAGIRAASLTSVDADFADTRQAYRDGQLDLLYITPERATGEGFRSLMEARAPALFAIDEAHCVSEWGHDFRPDYRLLRPLLDAFPDVPRLALTATADKHTREDILVQLGIPAEGLVLAGFDRPNIRYRVTPRVSPAKQLADFIAANPGPGIVYCPTRDGTERMAERLAAATGRSVAAYHAGLDPERRARVQHDFVASEDGIVTATVAFGMGIDKPDVRFVAHAGLPKSIESYYQETGRAGRDGDPAEALMLWAADDFARARARLSELPEARVAAERARLNALAALVETAQCRRALLLRHFGENPPTRCGNCDTCLDPPKQVDATVLAQKLMSAVYRTGQSFGAGHVEAVLTGRSDERVVSRGHDKLSVFGIVEGEEARLIKPLVRTLVAREALQATEHGGLMFGPAGRAVMKGEAPVLIAEPPVKRTQRASRSDRAAANPVGDPLFEALRGIRRELAAEAGVPPYVVFHDAVLRAMASERPATRSDLAAIPGVGAKKLEAWGDAFLDVIRQF; translated from the coding sequence ATGTCCTCTCCCGCCGACGCGCTCCTCCCGCTGCTCAAATCCACCTTCGGCTTCGACGCCTTTCGGGGCCGTCAGGGCGAGGTGGTCGCGCGGGTGATGGCGGGCGAGCGCACGCTGGCGGTGATGCCGACGGGGGCAGGAAAATCGCTGACCTATCAATTGCCCGCTGTGGCGCTGGAGGGCTGCGTCGTCGTCGTGTCGCCGCTGATCGCGCTGATGCACGACCAGCTGCGCGGCGCGCGCGCGGCGGGAATAAGAGCAGCGTCGCTCACCAGCGTCGATGCCGATTTCGCCGACACGCGGCAGGCCTATCGCGACGGGCAGCTCGACCTTCTCTATATCACGCCCGAGCGCGCGACGGGCGAGGGCTTCCGCTCGCTCATGGAAGCGCGCGCACCTGCGCTGTTCGCGATCGACGAGGCGCATTGCGTTTCGGAATGGGGGCATGATTTCCGCCCCGATTACCGGCTGCTCAGGCCGCTTCTCGATGCCTTTCCCGACGTTCCGCGGCTCGCGCTGACGGCGACCGCCGACAAGCATACGCGCGAGGATATTCTCGTCCAGCTGGGCATTCCGGCCGAGGGGCTGGTGCTCGCGGGCTTCGACCGGCCGAATATCCGCTATCGGGTAACACCGCGGGTGAGCCCGGCGAAGCAGCTGGCCGATTTCATCGCCGCCAATCCGGGGCCGGGGATCGTCTATTGCCCGACGCGCGACGGGACCGAACGCATGGCCGAAAGGCTCGCCGCCGCGACGGGGCGCAGCGTTGCCGCCTATCACGCCGGGCTGGACCCCGAGCGGCGCGCGCGGGTGCAGCATGATTTTGTCGCGTCGGAGGACGGCATCGTCACGGCGACGGTCGCCTTCGGCATGGGGATCGACAAGCCCGACGTGCGTTTCGTCGCGCACGCGGGCCTGCCGAAATCGATCGAAAGCTATTATCAGGAAACGGGCCGCGCGGGGCGCGACGGCGACCCGGCCGAGGCGCTGATGCTGTGGGCCGCCGATGATTTTGCGCGCGCCCGCGCGCGCTTGTCCGAACTGCCCGAGGCGCGCGTCGCGGCCGAACGCGCGCGCCTCAATGCGCTCGCGGCGCTGGTCGAAACGGCCCAGTGCCGCCGCGCGCTGCTGCTCCGCCATTTCGGCGAAAATCCGCCCACACGCTGCGGCAATTGCGACACCTGCCTCGACCCGCCGAAACAGGTCGATGCGACGGTGCTCGCGCAGAAATTGATGAGCGCGGTCTATCGCACGGGTCAGAGTTTCGGCGCGGGCCATGTCGAGGCGGTGCTGACGGGGCGGAGCGACGAACGGGTCGTCAGCCGCGGGCACGACAAATTGTCGGTGTTCGGAATCGTCGAGGGCGAGGAAGCGCGGCTGATCAAGCCGCTGGTCCGCACGCTCGTCGCGCGCGAGGCGTTGCAGGCGACCGAGCATGGCGGGCTGATGTTCGGCCCCGCCGGCCGCGCGGTGATGAAGGGCGAAGCGCCGGTGCTGATCGCCGAGCCGCCGGTGAAACGTACGCAGCGTGCGAGCCGCAGCGACCGCGCGGCGGCCAATCCGGTCGGCGATCCGCTGTTCGAGGCACTGCGCGGCATCCGGCGCGAGCTTGCCGCCGAGGCGGGGGTGCCGCCCTATGTCGTGTTCCACGACGCGGTGCTGCGCGCGATGGCGAGCGAGCGCCCCGCGACGCGCAGCGATCTTGCCGCGATTCCTGGCGTCGGCGCCAAAAAACTGGAGGCGTGGGGCGATGCGTTTCTGGATGTGATCCGGCAGTTCTGA
- a CDS encoding ArsR/SmtB family transcription factor, whose product MESETVIRALGALAQEHRLALFRLLVQAGPDGLAAGTIAEALGVPASSLSFHLAQLANAGLIAQRREGRSLIYSADYGAMTALVGFLMENCCGGAVCAPAAGCATETNGERKSA is encoded by the coding sequence ATGGAATCCGAAACCGTTATCCGCGCGCTCGGCGCGCTGGCGCAGGAGCATCGGCTGGCGCTGTTCCGGCTGCTCGTGCAGGCGGGCCCCGACGGACTTGCGGCGGGAACGATTGCCGAGGCGCTGGGGGTTCCGGCGTCGTCGCTGTCCTTCCATCTGGCGCAGCTCGCCAACGCGGGGCTGATCGCGCAGCGGCGCGAGGGGCGCTCGCTCATCTATTCGGCCGATTATGGCGCGATGACCGCGCTCGTCGGCTTCCTCATGGAAAATTGCTGCGGCGGGGCGGTCTGTGCGCCCGCGGCGGGATGTGCCACCGAAACCAACGGCGAAAGGAAAAGCGCATGA
- a CDS encoding tautomerase family protein, with protein MPYVNIRITREGATAAQKAELIAGVTDLLQEVLAKNPATTVVNIDEVDLDNWGVGGLPVAAYRARQKSKEPET; from the coding sequence ATGCCTTATGTCAACATCCGCATCACGCGCGAGGGCGCGACGGCCGCGCAGAAGGCCGAACTGATCGCCGGAGTGACCGACCTGCTCCAGGAGGTGCTGGCCAAGAACCCCGCGACAACCGTCGTCAATATCGACGAGGTCGATCTGGACAATTGGGGGGTGGGCGGCCTGCCCGTCGCCGCATATCGTGCGCGGCAAAAATCGAAGGAGCCCGAAACATGA
- a CDS encoding aquaporin — protein sequence MTRQIAAEAIGSFFLFAAVVGSGIMAETLSGGNVGIALLANALATGAILFVLIAMLGPVSGAHFNPAVTLVMALGRRIAPRAAALYVAAQLAGGILGVWAAHLMFDLPLLQFSEKARTGSGQWAGEFVATFGLILTILGTVRHRPDWVAPSVALYITAAYWFTSSTSFANPAIAVARSLSDSFAGIAPADVPAFVTAQLGGAVAAWMYGRWLFAGEAAA from the coding sequence GTGACCCGGCAGATCGCGGCCGAAGCGATCGGCAGCTTTTTCCTGTTCGCGGCGGTCGTTGGATCGGGAATCATGGCGGAGACGCTGTCGGGCGGCAATGTCGGGATTGCGCTGCTCGCCAATGCGCTCGCGACCGGCGCGATATTATTCGTGCTGATCGCGATGCTGGGGCCGGTGTCGGGGGCGCATTTCAACCCGGCGGTGACGCTGGTGATGGCGCTCGGCCGCCGCATTGCACCGCGCGCCGCGGCCCTTTACGTCGCCGCGCAGCTTGCGGGCGGTATTCTTGGCGTGTGGGCGGCGCATCTGATGTTCGACTTGCCGCTGCTGCAATTCTCGGAGAAGGCGCGCACGGGCAGCGGGCAGTGGGCGGGCGAGTTCGTCGCGACCTTTGGCCTGATTCTGACGATCCTCGGCACCGTGCGCCACCGCCCCGATTGGGTCGCACCCAGCGTCGCGCTCTATATCACCGCCGCCTATTGGTTCACCTCGTCGACGAGTTTCGCCAATCCCGCCATTGCCGTCGCGCGCAGCCTGTCGGACAGTTTCGCCGGCATCGCACCCGCCGACGTGCCCGCCTTTGTGACGGCGCAGCTCGGCGGCGCGGTGGCGGCCTGGATGTACGGGCGCTGGTTGTTTGCCGGGGAGGCGGCGGCATAA
- a CDS encoding ABCB family ABC transporter ATP-binding protein/permease — protein sequence MPPDTATSADAAKEPPVLDTLKRFLPYLWPAGHRGHKVRIVGAGLIVLASKGVQLSMGFLYGAAIDAMVPGMEEGVALAIGLVLAYAGARFAGVLFDNLRNVVFERVGQDATRELAIATFSHLHALSLRFHLARRTGEVTKVIERGTKSIDTMLYFLLFNIAPTVIELAAVLIIFWTRFSFGLASATALMVVVYILFTRKVTDWRNALRARMNDLDTLTIGRSVDSLLNYETVKYFGAEAREEARYRDVADQYARAAVKSENSLAWLNIGQSLITNAALAGAMAYTVWGWSVGAYKVGDVVLVNTLLAQLFRPLDMLGMVYRVIRQGLIDMEAMFRLIDTPPEISDAPDAWPLVVNGGAVTFENVVFGYEPDRTILNGVSFAVGAGETLAIVGPSGAGKSTIARLLFRFYDPQGGRILIDGQDISQVTQASLRASIGIVPQDTVLFNDSIGYNIAYGREGASAEEIAAAAEGAAIDGFIALLPQGYDTEVGERGLKLSGGEKQRVAIARTLLKNPPVLILDEATSALDSRTEAAIQDTLERIAARRTTLVIAHRLSTVTNADRIIVLDKGRVAETGTHDELLRMRGLYADMWARQQAEKEEGTV from the coding sequence ATGCCGCCCGATACCGCCACCTCCGCCGACGCGGCCAAGGAACCGCCCGTTCTCGATACGCTGAAGCGTTTCCTGCCCTATCTGTGGCCTGCGGGACACAGAGGCCACAAGGTGCGGATCGTCGGGGCCGGGCTGATCGTGCTGGCGTCAAAGGGCGTGCAGCTGTCGATGGGTTTCCTCTATGGCGCGGCGATCGACGCGATGGTGCCGGGGATGGAGGAAGGCGTCGCGCTCGCGATCGGGCTGGTCCTCGCTTATGCCGGCGCCCGCTTTGCCGGGGTGCTGTTCGACAACCTCCGCAATGTTGTGTTCGAGCGCGTCGGGCAGGATGCGACACGCGAGCTGGCGATCGCGACCTTCAGCCACCTGCACGCGTTGAGCCTGCGTTTTCATCTCGCGCGGCGAACGGGCGAAGTGACCAAGGTGATCGAGCGCGGGACCAAGAGCATCGACACGATGCTCTATTTCCTGCTCTTCAACATCGCGCCGACGGTCATCGAACTCGCTGCGGTGCTGATCATCTTCTGGACCAGGTTCAGCTTCGGCCTGGCGAGCGCGACCGCGCTGATGGTCGTCGTCTATATCCTCTTCACGCGCAAGGTGACCGACTGGCGCAACGCGCTGCGCGCCCGGATGAACGACCTCGACACGCTGACCATAGGGCGCAGCGTCGACAGCCTGCTCAATTACGAGACGGTCAAATATTTCGGCGCCGAGGCGCGCGAGGAGGCGCGTTACCGCGACGTCGCCGACCAATATGCGCGCGCCGCGGTGAAAAGCGAGAACAGCCTCGCCTGGCTCAATATCGGGCAGAGCCTGATCACCAACGCCGCGCTCGCCGGGGCGATGGCCTATACGGTGTGGGGCTGGTCGGTCGGCGCCTACAAGGTCGGCGACGTCGTGCTGGTGAACACGCTTCTGGCCCAGCTGTTCCGCCCGCTCGACATGCTCGGCATGGTCTATCGCGTCATCCGTCAAGGGCTGATCGACATGGAAGCGATGTTCCGCCTGATCGACACGCCGCCGGAGATTTCGGATGCACCCGATGCCTGGCCGCTGGTGGTGAACGGCGGGGCGGTGACGTTCGAGAATGTCGTCTTCGGTTACGAGCCGGACCGCACGATCCTGAACGGCGTCAGCTTTGCCGTCGGCGCGGGCGAGACGCTGGCGATCGTCGGGCCTTCGGGGGCGGGCAAGTCGACGATCGCGCGGCTGCTGTTCCGTTTCTATGACCCGCAAGGCGGGCGCATCCTGATCGACGGGCAGGACATATCGCAGGTGACGCAGGCGAGCCTGCGCGCGAGCATCGGCATCGTTCCGCAGGACACGGTGCTGTTCAACGATTCGATCGGTTACAATATCGCCTATGGCCGCGAGGGGGCGAGCGCCGAGGAGATTGCAGCGGCAGCCGAGGGCGCGGCGATCGACGGCTTTATCGCCTTGCTACCGCAGGGTTATGACACCGAGGTCGGCGAGCGCGGGCTGAAACTGTCGGGCGGCGAGAAGCAGCGCGTCGCGATTGCACGAACGTTGCTCAAGAACCCGCCGGTGCTGATCCTCGACGAAGCGACGAGCGCGCTCGACAGCCGCACCGAGGCGGCGATCCAGGATACGCTGGAGCGCATCGCGGCGCGGCGAACGACGCTGGTGATCGCGCACCGCCTGTCGACGGTGACGAACGCCGACCGCATCATCGTGCTCGACAAGGGCCGCGTCGCCGAGACGGGGACGCACGACGAACTGCTGCGGATGCGCGGGCTCTACGCCGACATGTGGGCGCGGCAGCAGGCGGAGAAGGAGGAGGGGACGGTTTAG
- a CDS encoding DMT family transporter: MTANHAAPAFAAIMLLTGVGIPILAALNGGLGARLGSPMAASMILFGLAFLIAAAGALMTGSFGAVRFTGDIPVHFYFGGLFVAFYVIAVTFIAPRFGVGNAIFFVLVGQLVSAATIDHFGLFGAIRSTIDLKRIAGIALMIAGVWLARRTG; the protein is encoded by the coding sequence ATGACAGCGAACCACGCCGCCCCCGCCTTCGCCGCGATCATGTTGCTCACCGGGGTCGGCATCCCGATCCTCGCGGCGCTGAACGGGGGGCTTGGCGCGCGGCTTGGCAGCCCGATGGCGGCGTCGATGATCCTCTTCGGTCTCGCCTTCCTCATCGCTGCGGCGGGCGCGCTGATGACCGGCTCGTTCGGCGCGGTGCGCTTCACGGGCGACATCCCCGTACATTTCTATTTCGGTGGGCTGTTCGTTGCCTTTTATGTGATCGCCGTGACCTTCATCGCGCCGCGCTTCGGTGTCGGCAATGCGATCTTTTTCGTGCTCGTCGGCCAACTCGTCAGCGCGGCGACGATCGACCATTTTGGCCTGTTCGGCGCGATACGCTCGACGATCGACCTGAAACGGATCGCCGGGATTGCGCTGATGATTGCAGGCGTCTGGCTCGCGCGGCGCACGGGGTGA
- a CDS encoding ribonuclease D, translating to MSVYFHEEDLPEDVLGPGAVAVDTETMGLNPLRDRLCLVQISDGSGDEHLVRFRPGSSYDAPVLKAILADPERLKLFHFARFDIAALQQALGVVTTPVYCTKIASKLVRTYTDRHGLKELVRELLGQEVSKQQQSSDWGAAELSEAQRDYAASDVRFLHAMKEILDARLAREGRTELAQACFDFLPTRAALDLAGWPEVDIFAHS from the coding sequence ATGAGCGTATATTTCCACGAAGAAGACCTGCCCGAAGATGTGCTGGGGCCTGGCGCGGTCGCGGTCGATACCGAAACCATGGGGCTCAATCCGCTGCGCGACCGGCTGTGCCTCGTCCAGATCAGCGACGGGTCGGGCGACGAGCATCTGGTTCGTTTCAGGCCCGGCAGCAGCTACGACGCGCCGGTGCTGAAGGCGATCCTCGCCGACCCGGAGCGGCTGAAACTCTTTCATTTCGCGCGTTTCGACATCGCCGCGTTGCAGCAGGCACTCGGCGTCGTGACGACGCCCGTCTATTGCACCAAGATCGCCTCGAAGCTGGTGCGCACCTATACCGACCGCCATGGCCTCAAGGAACTGGTGCGCGAGCTGCTGGGGCAGGAGGTGTCGAAGCAGCAGCAGTCGAGCGACTGGGGCGCCGCCGAACTCAGCGAGGCGCAGCGCGACTATGCCGCGAGCGACGTGCGGTTCCTGCACGCGATGAAGGAGATCCTCGACGCGCGGCTGGCGCGCGAGGGGCGCACCGAATTGGCGCAGGCCTGTTTCGATTTCCTGCCGACGCGCGCGGCGCTCGACCTCGCGGGATGGCCCGAGGTCGATATTTTCGCGCACAGTTGA
- a CDS encoding LptA/OstA family protein, whose translation MNRTGTRRSLMLAGAGFVLTSLAILSVGGGDRAAAQALANHNSNAPVDFAAGSIEVQDRADRVVLAGNVRVTQAGLVVTAPRMTVAYTRAGGTDVNRLDATGGVTVVKGDESARGNVAIYDLDRRLITMVGNVELRQRGNNLRGGRLVIDLNSGRATVDGRGAARGPDGNPVAGGTGGRVTGTFTVPERKQ comes from the coding sequence ATGAACCGGACCGGGACGCGCAGGAGCCTGATGCTCGCGGGCGCGGGGTTTGTGCTGACCAGCCTCGCGATCCTGTCGGTCGGCGGTGGCGACCGTGCGGCGGCGCAGGCGCTGGCCAATCACAACAGCAATGCGCCGGTCGACTTCGCCGCTGGCAGCATCGAGGTGCAGGACCGCGCCGACCGGGTGGTGCTCGCGGGCAATGTCCGCGTCACCCAGGCGGGGCTGGTCGTTACCGCGCCCCGAATGACGGTCGCCTATACGCGTGCGGGCGGCACCGACGTCAACCGGCTTGACGCGACCGGCGGGGTGACGGTGGTGAAGGGCGATGAATCGGCGCGTGGCAATGTCGCCATCTATGACCTCGACCGGCGGCTGATCACCATGGTGGGCAATGTCGAGCTGCGCCAGCGCGGCAACAATCTGCGCGGCGGACGGCTGGTTATCGACCTGAACAGCGGTCGCGCGACGGTCGACGGCCGCGGCGCGGCGCGGGGCCCCGACGGCAATCCGGTCGCGGGCGGCACGGGCGGGCGCGTCACCGGTACCTTTACCGTACCGGAAAGAAAGCAGTAA